A single genomic interval of Asinibacterium sp. OR53 harbors:
- a CDS encoding MotA/TolQ/ExbB proton channel family protein, whose protein sequence is MAETKPIATAVVKSSSSAQPKKGSNTISWLAPILCIALGYTIWRFVLGAPSNFTQPDLSGGFWPQHKGPKASATFAKMYEGGIIVPILIGCFFIVLTFAIERLTTITKAAGSGNIAEFVRKVQFHLANKDVDKAIAECDKQKGSVGNVMKAGLKKYKEMISNAELSTDQKVLNIQKEVEEATALELPMLEKNLVFLSTLASVSTLLGLLGTVLGMIKSFSALGDEGGGDAARELSKGISEALFNTALGIGTSAVAIIMYNVFTTRIDAITYGIDESGFTLTQSFAANYK, encoded by the coding sequence ATGGCTGAGACAAAACCAATCGCAACAGCTGTTGTAAAAAGCTCATCTTCCGCTCAACCGAAGAAAGGCTCCAACACAATTTCATGGCTTGCGCCAATTTTATGTATTGCTCTGGGATATACCATCTGGCGTTTTGTGTTGGGTGCTCCGAGTAACTTTACACAACCCGATCTTTCTGGTGGTTTCTGGCCACAGCACAAAGGACCCAAAGCCTCTGCTACATTTGCCAAAATGTATGAAGGTGGTATCATCGTTCCTATCCTGATCGGTTGTTTCTTCATTGTACTGACTTTCGCTATTGAAAGGCTGACTACCATCACCAAAGCTGCCGGTTCCGGTAACATTGCCGAGTTCGTTCGCAAAGTGCAGTTCCATCTTGCTAATAAAGATGTGGACAAAGCCATTGCTGAGTGCGACAAGCAAAAAGGTTCTGTAGGTAATGTAATGAAGGCTGGTCTGAAGAAATACAAAGAGATGATCAGCAATGCAGAACTGAGCACCGACCAGAAAGTACTGAACATCCAGAAAGAGGTAGAAGAAGCTACTGCGCTGGAACTGCCTATGCTGGAAAAGAACCTGGTGTTCCTGTCAACCCTGGCGTCTGTATCAACCCTGCTGGGTCTGCTCGGTACCGTATTGGGTATGATCAAATCGTTCTCTGCACTGGGTGATGAAGGTGGTGGAGACGCTGCCCGCGAACTGTCGAAAGGTATCTCAGAAGCGTTGTTTAACACCGCCCTGGGTATCGGTACTTCAGCAGTAGCGATCATCATGTATAACGTATTTACTACCCGTATCGATGCCATCACTTATGGTATTGACGAATCTGGTTTCACACTGACTCAAAGTTTCGCCGCCAACTACAAATAA
- a CDS encoding biopolymer transporter ExbD, whose product MGRAKLPRKSTIIDMTAMCDVAFLLLSFFILTTKFKPAEAITVTTPNSVAAKIAPDKNFVLITIDKDGKVFLSMDDKQKKETIANTLNTTKNLGLDVKAFAAADFIGAPLAGLKSFLAIPSDQRKGAALPGIPAKDSTNNEMTTWMRLVSDAYMGQTAPAYLVKGDNAAKYPAFKGVVDAFKKNDILKFQMVTNPQNVPQGSELYKSVMKGEKRSD is encoded by the coding sequence ATGGGTAGAGCCAAATTACCACGGAAGAGTACCATCATCGACATGACGGCGATGTGTGACGTGGCTTTCCTGCTGTTGTCGTTCTTCATCTTAACAACAAAGTTCAAGCCGGCTGAAGCCATTACGGTAACCACCCCTAACTCGGTGGCTGCCAAGATTGCTCCCGATAAGAATTTTGTGCTGATAACGATCGACAAGGACGGGAAGGTATTTCTTTCGATGGATGATAAACAAAAGAAAGAAACCATAGCGAATACCTTGAATACCACCAAGAACCTGGGCCTGGACGTGAAGGCTTTTGCCGCAGCTGATTTCATCGGGGCGCCGCTTGCGGGCCTGAAATCATTCCTGGCAATACCGAGCGACCAGCGTAAAGGGGCGGCGTTACCGGGTATTCCTGCGAAGGATTCCACCAATAATGAAATGACCACCTGGATGCGCCTGGTAAGTGATGCTTATATGGGGCAGACCGCGCCGGCTTACCTGGTGAAGGGCGATAATGCAGCCAAATACCCTGCTTTTAAAGGGGTGGTGGATGCATTCAAGAAAAACGACATCCTGAAGTTCCAGATGGTAACGAACCCGCAGAATGTACCCCAGGGGTCTGAATTGTATAAGAGTGTTATGAAAGGAGAGAAGCGTTCAGACTAA
- a CDS encoding biopolymer transporter ExbD, whose product MAEMDTSSGGGHKKGPGVKKGKKLSTRVDLTPMVDLGFLLITFFIFTTTMSQPTAMRLFLPKDADKPEDQNKAKQSGVITLLLGKDNNVFYYEGELTNNGSNFKSSNFKEIRNVLLDKKSRTPEKDLVIILKPSSECTYRNVVDILDEMTIDVLKRYALVDITDVEEKLVVASEKASAPTAAN is encoded by the coding sequence ATGGCAGAAATGGATACCTCGAGTGGCGGTGGCCATAAAAAAGGCCCCGGGGTCAAGAAAGGGAAGAAGCTGTCTACCAGGGTTGACCTTACACCCATGGTGGATCTGGGCTTCCTGCTCATTACTTTCTTCATCTTCACCACTACGATGAGTCAGCCTACGGCCATGAGGCTCTTTTTACCGAAAGATGCCGATAAGCCGGAAGACCAAAATAAGGCGAAGCAGTCCGGTGTTATCACCCTGCTCCTGGGAAAAGACAATAACGTCTTTTACTATGAGGGCGAGCTGACCAACAACGGTTCAAACTTCAAGTCATCTAATTTCAAAGAGATCCGTAACGTGTTGCTCGACAAAAAATCGCGCACGCCTGAGAAGGACCTGGTGATCATCCTGAAGCCATCTTCAGAATGTACCTACCGGAACGTGGTGGATATCCTGGATGAGATGACCATCGACGTGCTGAAGCGTTATGCGTTGGTGGATATCACCGACGTGGAAGAGAAGCTGGTGGTAGCATCGGAGAAAGCGAGCGCGCCAACAGCAGCAAACTAA
- a CDS encoding energy transducer TonB: MDVNKILSADILDIIFDGRNKEYGAYELRRTYNKRMVTALIATVAVCLLFLAGSIIANSTKKKTTSLVVQADVQLEKVQEEKKPEPPPPPPPPKQEPPKVEITKFTPPKIVKDEEVKPEEEIKEVEKLQDTKIGTINQEGTKDEGIVAPPVEAKGTGVVAAPKQEEDYDKVFTVVQIPAEFPGGIAGWTKYLERNLNRDLPVEQGAPPGKYTVYVSFTVDKTGNISDVKAENDPGYGTKDEAVRVIKKGPSWKPAVQNGRNVIYRHKQGITFVVAEE, from the coding sequence ATGGACGTAAACAAAATTTTATCCGCGGATATACTCGATATTATATTCGATGGCAGGAACAAGGAGTACGGGGCTTACGAGCTGCGCAGGACCTACAATAAAAGGATGGTGACTGCACTCATTGCTACCGTAGCTGTTTGTTTGCTGTTTCTCGCGGGTTCCATTATTGCCAACTCTACCAAGAAGAAGACCACTTCATTGGTAGTGCAGGCGGATGTGCAGCTGGAGAAGGTGCAGGAAGAGAAAAAGCCTGAGCCACCACCACCGCCGCCACCGCCCAAGCAGGAGCCCCCGAAAGTGGAGATCACCAAGTTCACTCCTCCCAAAATTGTGAAGGATGAAGAGGTGAAACCTGAAGAAGAGATCAAAGAAGTAGAAAAACTGCAAGACACCAAGATCGGTACCATCAACCAGGAAGGTACCAAGGATGAGGGAATCGTTGCACCGCCCGTTGAAGCCAAGGGTACCGGTGTGGTAGCGGCTCCCAAGCAGGAAGAAGACTACGATAAGGTATTTACCGTAGTACAGATACCCGCTGAATTCCCCGGTGGTATTGCCGGCTGGACCAAATACCTGGAGCGTAACCTGAACAGGGATCTGCCTGTTGAGCAGGGCGCGCCTCCCGGCAAATACACTGTGTACGTTTCCTTTACCGTAGACAAAACGGGTAATATCAGCGATGTAAAAGCTGAGAACGACCCCGGTTATGGTACCAAAGACGAAGCGGTACGTGTAATCAAGAAAGGCCCGAGCTGGAAGCCTGCCGTGCAAAACGGACGTAATGTGATTTACCGCCACAAGCAGGGTATCACATTCGTGGTAGCAGAAGAGTAA
- a CDS encoding energy transducer TonB, whose product MEKKDILAADFLDLLFEGRNKAYGAYDLRKTYNKRITYALGGTTLICLLFIAGSIWAHAKKKSDAVLLVGPTVVLENIKPDEPKLEEIKPLKPEQQKVATTQYVVPKIVQDDQVKPEEEMKDMAVLEDTKIGTMTVEGTKDDNIIAPPVEKGTSKIEAPKSKDEDLDKIFYSVQIPASFNGGEQAWRKYLERNLNSDVPVSNGAPPAKYIVIISFVVDRFGKISDVKAENDPGYGTKEEALRVILKGPDWVPAEQNGRKVAYRHRQSIGFDLREAN is encoded by the coding sequence ATGGAAAAGAAAGACATTCTTGCTGCCGATTTTCTCGACCTGTTGTTCGAGGGACGCAACAAAGCCTATGGCGCTTATGACCTGCGCAAAACTTACAACAAACGGATCACGTATGCATTGGGAGGGACCACGCTTATTTGTTTGCTCTTTATTGCGGGCTCTATCTGGGCACATGCAAAGAAGAAAAGCGATGCGGTGCTGCTCGTTGGCCCCACAGTGGTGCTGGAAAACATCAAACCAGATGAACCCAAGCTGGAAGAGATCAAGCCGCTGAAGCCCGAGCAGCAGAAAGTGGCTACTACGCAGTATGTGGTGCCCAAGATTGTACAGGACGACCAGGTAAAGCCCGAAGAGGAAATGAAAGATATGGCGGTGCTGGAAGACACCAAGATTGGAACAATGACTGTAGAAGGAACGAAGGATGATAATATCATAGCGCCGCCAGTGGAAAAAGGTACAAGTAAGATAGAGGCTCCCAAGAGCAAGGACGAAGATTTGGACAAGATCTTCTATTCAGTACAAATACCGGCTTCATTCAATGGGGGCGAACAAGCCTGGCGCAAATACCTCGAGCGCAACCTCAATAGCGATGTGCCTGTTTCCAATGGTGCTCCTCCTGCAAAGTATATCGTGATTATTTCTTTTGTGGTAGACAGGTTCGGCAAGATCAGCGATGTAAAAGCTGAGAACGATCCAGGTTATGGCACCAAAGAAGAAGCGTTGCGTGTAATACTGAAAGGCCCCGATTGGGTACCAGCAGAGCAAAATGGAAGAAAGGTAGCATACCGCCACCGCCAGTCGATTGGATTCGATCTACGCGAAGCCAATTAA